One window of Trifolium pratense cultivar HEN17-A07 linkage group LG5, ARS_RC_1.1, whole genome shotgun sequence genomic DNA carries:
- the LOC123887108 gene encoding uncharacterized protein LOC123887108 translates to MGIEEGTSSSGNTECAEGVQCLKRKAISDEVPISNGNGVVEEARCSKSEEVNDGAVFSNGNGASEEARCSKSEAVSDGAVICNGNCVSEEARCSKSEAERDGAVISNGNCVSEEVQHLESEAMSDEGPISNGNRVVEEAQHLESEAMSSDEAVISNGNGVAEEARCSKSDVVNDRAVLMNVNGVAEVNEVLKSDGLNNGVNVNGVTEEDGGLKSEPISNGAAISDGFDSGDGGSCGVTCLRTYKRRKICIAHQ, encoded by the exons ATGGGAATTGAGGAAGGAACAAGCAGTTCTGGTAATACTGAATGTGCTGAAGGAGTTCAGTGTTTGAAACGTAAAGCTATTTCTGATGAGGTGCCGATTTCAAATGGAAATGGGGTTGTTGAAGAGGCTCGATGCTCGAAAAGTGAAGAGGTGAATGATGGGGCTGTATTTTCCAATGGAAATGGTGCTTCTGAGGAGGCTCGATGCTCGAAAAGTGAAGCTGTGAGTGATGGGGCTGTAATTTGCAATGGAAATTGTGTTTCTGAAGAGGCTCGGTGCTCGAAAAGTGAAGCTGAGAGGGATGGGGCTGTAATTTCCAATGGAAATTGTGTTTCTGAAGAGGTTCAACACTTGGAAAGTGAAGCCATGAGTGATGAGGGGCCAATTTCAAATGGAAATAGGGTTGTTGAAGAGGCACAACACTTGGAAAGTGAAGCCATGAGTAGTGATGAGGCTGTAATTTCTAATGGAAATGGTGTTGCTGAAGAGGCTCGGTGCTCGAAGAGTGACGTCGTGAATGATAGGGCAGTGTTAATGAATGTAAATGGTGTTGCTGAAGTGAACGAGGTTTTGAAAAGTGATGGCTTGAATAATGGGGTGAATGTAAATGGTGTTACTGAAGAGGATGGAGGCTTGAAAAGTGAACCCATTAGCAATGGGGCAGCGATTTCAGATGGGTTTGATTCTGGTGATGGGGGATCTTGTGGAGTTACATGTCTTCGAACTTATAAGAGGCGAAA GATATGCATAGCTCATCAATGA